From the genome of uncultured Methanobacterium sp.:
CATCCACCAAAATATCCATTTGTAAACGGTTTTGGTTATGTGAGAAATACAGTATATAAAAGTAGCCATATACCAAGCAGAATATCAATGGGATGAGGAATACTTGGAATAATCCATACACCACCGAGGCTTGGATCAGAATTACCAGTGTGGAATTGAGAATCAGAAGGAGTATGATGGTGCCGGATGTGCCTATAACTACCGGTATGGTGGTGGTTCCATTTTTTTCATCCCCTTCCACATCGTGAAGATCAAAAATCACGGTATTAATGAAGCTTTTAATAAAAAACAAATAAAATATCAGGAGTAGAACCATTAGATTAGTATTATAATGGACTATGGGGAGAAATGTGTTGCCCACAGTCCAGCTCAGTGCGACTATCAAGCTTTTAATGGCAAATATGTCCTTTAACCTGGGAATTCGAGGATGAATCTGTATGCTGTATATGATTCCAGCCAGTAATGGGAAAAGAAGTATTAAAAGTACCTGCCACCCTTGTATGAGTCCAATAATCACTGCCAGGGTGTAGGCTGCAACTGCAGTGTATTTGAACAGTTTTTCATGACTTGCGATGAGGTTTGATCTTTCAGGTGCATTTAACTGGTCTTCTTCAGTGTCAGTAATCTTGTTTAAACCGTAAACTGAGTATATCACCAGAAAAGTAGCCAGTAGAAGAAGGTAAGAAATGGGGGTGCCATATAAAGAAAAGGAAAAAAAAGTTTTTAAACAGCCATTGAATGCTATGAACACGGAGCTGGATGTTATTATTATTAAAAAATTTATTATGGATTTAAAGTTCGAGTTTCTGAGCCTGCTCCCGATAATATTCAAATAGCTGGTTACCCCAGGCAACTGCACCATGATCATCACTTACCAGATCTCTGGTATTATCATAATTTCCATTTTCATAGAATAGACCCAGTGACAAGTATTTATTGGTAACGGTGAACGCAATTTTCACATCTTTGGGAATAACCCAGAATTTAACTTTATCTCGTGACATAAAATCCTGAAGGTACTCTAAATTCTGGCCATCAATGCCTTCCAAGGTCTGGTCTACTATATCCTTGGTCAGTATTAGTTCCACATCTATACCATATTCAATCACTAATTTTTTGTATAAATCAATGTAATCAAAACGGAAAATAGGTGAAACCCCTTTAATATATTCTGAT
Proteins encoded in this window:
- a CDS encoding UbiA family prenyltransferase → MVQLPGVTSYLNIIGSRLRNSNFKSIINFLIIITSSSVFIAFNGCLKTFFSFSLYGTPISYLLLLATFLVIYSVYGLNKITDTEEDQLNAPERSNLIASHEKLFKYTAVAAYTLAVIIGLIQGWQVLLILLFPLLAGIIYSIQIHPRIPRLKDIFAIKSLIVALSWTVGNTFLPIVHYNTNLMVLLLIFYLFFIKSFINTVIFDLHDVEGDEKNGTTTIPVVIGTSGTIILLLILNSTLVILIQASVVYGLFQVFLIPLIFCLVYGYFYILYFSHNQNRLQMDILVDGEWILIVFISLLRIRI